The Mycobacterium paragordonae genome includes a region encoding these proteins:
- the recC gene encoding exodeoxyribonuclease V subunit gamma: protein MALHLHRAERTDLLADGLGALLTRPLPDPFAQELVLVPARGVERWLSQRLSHRLGAAPDRGDGVCAGVSFRNPASLIAEIVGTVDNDPWSPDAMTWPLLQVIDASLTEPWCRTLAKHLGHFDIGDEAELRRGRRYAVARRLAGLFASYARQRPGLLVDWLAGDLGDLDTDLHWQPELWRALVATIPADPPHVRHRTTLARLREGPAALPPRLSLFGHTRLARSEIELLEAVAVHHDLHLWLPHPSDTLWRALGGVRGTVLRRADTSHREVGHPLLATLGRDLRELQRSLPGDPATDEALGEPDRRDTLLGWLQADLAANAVRSQGRTLAHDDRSVQVHSCHGPARQIDVLREVLLGLLADDPTLEPRDILVMCPDIETYAPLIVADFGLGDVVNGAHPAHRLRVRLADRSLLQTNPLLGVASQLLSLAGGRVTSSEVLNLAQAAPVRARFGFSDDDLEGITRWVRQSNIRWGFDQEHRKPFGVDFVHNTWRFGLDRVLAGVAMSETAHAWIDSTLPLDDVGSNRIELVGQFAEYIDRLQRVVDSLTAAQPLRQWLTALADGIGLLTHTAEDDAWQTNQMQREFADVLRTAGSRDQTLMRLPDIRALLQRHLAGRPTRANFRTGTLTVCTMVPMRSVPHRVVCLVGLDDGVFPRLGVVDGDDVLARQPLTGERDIRSEDRQLLLDAIGAATSNLVITYTGANEYSGQRRPPAVPLAELLDALDMTTGEPVRSRIMVEHPLQPFDVRNVERGALVPDAPFSFDPTVLRAARSATGERSKQPGLICGLLAAPPPDDVVLADLVAFFKDPVKGFFRALEYTLPWDVDGVEDAMPVDINALEEWTVGDRMLSDILGGLAPDDARQAEWRRGTLPPGQLGWRKVTDIRDQAALLASAALAHRRGHLPTDSATYDVDIDLGGRRVTGTVSQVFGDRLVSVTYSKLDGKHLLQSWIPLLALHAHQPDRDWSAVCIGRPKRGTTPREEHLGRPGQPALDVLRDLVAIYDAGRREPIPLPIKTSYAWAVARHCGDDPVKQAEYRWRSGLYPGEDQDQAQVRAWGRHARLTDLMQPLRPGEQYPAFAKGEEHRLGAFAARLWLPLLQAELRAERRSR, encoded by the coding sequence ATGGCGCTTCATCTCCACCGTGCCGAACGGACCGATCTGCTTGCCGACGGTCTCGGCGCTCTACTGACCCGGCCGCTGCCCGACCCGTTCGCGCAGGAACTTGTGCTGGTGCCGGCGCGTGGCGTGGAGCGGTGGCTCAGTCAGCGGCTCTCCCACCGGTTGGGCGCCGCGCCGGATCGCGGCGATGGCGTCTGCGCGGGCGTGTCGTTTCGCAATCCGGCGTCGCTGATCGCCGAAATAGTCGGCACCGTCGACAACGACCCGTGGTCTCCGGACGCCATGACTTGGCCGCTGTTGCAGGTGATCGACGCTTCATTGACCGAGCCGTGGTGTCGCACGCTGGCAAAGCACCTGGGACACTTCGACATTGGTGATGAGGCCGAGTTGCGCCGGGGAAGACGGTATGCAGTCGCGCGGCGCCTGGCCGGGCTGTTCGCCTCGTATGCCCGGCAGCGTCCGGGACTGCTCGTCGATTGGCTGGCCGGAGATCTGGGCGATCTCGATACCGACCTGCACTGGCAACCCGAACTGTGGCGCGCGCTGGTCGCGACGATTCCCGCCGATCCCCCGCATGTCCGGCACCGCACGACGCTGGCCCGGTTGCGCGAAGGTCCGGCGGCGCTGCCGCCGCGACTGTCCCTGTTCGGCCACACGCGACTGGCGCGCAGTGAGATCGAGTTGCTCGAGGCGGTGGCGGTCCACCACGACCTGCATCTGTGGCTGCCGCACCCCAGCGACACACTGTGGCGGGCGCTGGGCGGCGTGCGGGGCACCGTACTGCGGCGTGCGGACACCAGCCATCGGGAAGTCGGGCATCCGCTGCTGGCGACCCTCGGACGGGACCTGCGCGAGCTGCAACGAAGCCTGCCCGGCGATCCCGCGACCGACGAGGCTCTCGGCGAACCTGATCGCCGGGACACCCTGCTCGGATGGCTACAGGCCGACCTCGCCGCCAATGCTGTCAGGTCGCAGGGCCGCACCCTGGCCCACGACGACCGGTCCGTACAGGTGCACAGCTGCCACGGCCCGGCCCGGCAGATCGACGTGCTGCGGGAGGTACTGCTCGGCTTGCTGGCCGACGACCCGACCCTTGAGCCACGCGACATCCTGGTGATGTGCCCGGACATCGAGACCTATGCCCCGTTGATCGTCGCGGATTTCGGCCTCGGCGACGTGGTGAACGGCGCGCACCCGGCCCATCGCCTTCGGGTTCGGCTCGCGGATCGCTCACTGCTGCAAACGAATCCGTTGCTAGGCGTGGCGTCGCAGTTACTGTCGCTGGCCGGCGGCCGGGTCACCTCTAGTGAAGTGCTCAACCTCGCCCAAGCCGCCCCGGTGCGCGCCCGGTTCGGCTTCAGCGACGACGACCTGGAGGGCATCACCCGCTGGGTGCGGCAGTCGAACATCCGGTGGGGTTTCGACCAGGAACACCGCAAGCCGTTCGGGGTCGACTTCGTGCACAACACTTGGCGATTCGGGCTGGACCGGGTGCTGGCCGGGGTCGCGATGTCCGAAACCGCACACGCCTGGATCGATTCGACGCTCCCCCTAGACGACGTCGGCAGCAACCGGATCGAATTGGTCGGCCAATTCGCGGAATACATCGATCGGCTGCAGCGCGTGGTCGACTCACTCACCGCAGCGCAGCCGCTTCGCCAATGGCTGACGGCCCTGGCCGACGGGATCGGCCTGCTGACTCACACCGCCGAGGACGACGCCTGGCAGACCAACCAGATGCAACGCGAATTTGCGGACGTGCTGCGCACCGCGGGTTCCCGCGACCAGACGCTGATGCGCCTGCCCGACATCCGTGCTCTGTTGCAGAGACACCTCGCCGGACGTCCCACTCGCGCCAACTTCCGCACCGGCACCCTGACCGTCTGCACGATGGTGCCGATGCGCTCGGTGCCGCACCGGGTGGTCTGCCTGGTCGGTCTCGACGACGGCGTCTTCCCACGGCTCGGCGTCGTCGACGGCGACGACGTGCTGGCCCGCCAACCACTGACCGGCGAGCGCGATATCCGGTCCGAGGACCGCCAGCTGCTGCTCGACGCCATCGGGGCAGCCACCAGCAATCTGGTCATCACCTATACCGGCGCCAATGAATACTCCGGCCAGCGCCGCCCGCCGGCCGTCCCGCTGGCGGAGCTGCTGGACGCCCTGGACATGACCACCGGGGAGCCGGTCCGTTCGCGCATTATGGTCGAACATCCCTTGCAGCCCTTCGATGTTCGCAATGTGGAACGCGGCGCGCTGGTGCCGGACGCGCCGTTCAGCTTCGATCCGACCGTGTTACGCGCGGCGCGCTCCGCAACCGGCGAACGCTCCAAACAACCGGGGCTGATCTGCGGGCTGCTGGCGGCACCGCCGCCGGACGACGTGGTTCTCGCCGATCTGGTCGCCTTCTTCAAGGACCCGGTGAAGGGCTTCTTCCGGGCCCTGGAATACACGCTGCCGTGGGATGTCGACGGTGTCGAGGATGCCATGCCGGTCGACATCAACGCCCTCGAAGAATGGACGGTCGGCGATCGGATGCTGAGCGACATCCTGGGTGGACTGGCTCCCGATGACGCGCGGCAGGCGGAGTGGCGGCGCGGCACCCTGCCCCCGGGTCAACTGGGCTGGCGCAAGGTCACCGATATCCGTGATCAGGCGGCGCTGCTGGCGTCGGCGGCGCTGGCACACCGTCGGGGACACCTCCCCACCGACAGCGCGACCTACGACGTCGACATCGACCTCGGCGGACGGCGCGTGACCGGCACCGTGTCCCAGGTATTCGGCGATCGCCTGGTGTCGGTGACGTATTCCAAGCTGGACGGCAAACACTTACTCCAATCGTGGATTCCGTTGCTGGCGTTGCATGCTCACCAACCCGACCGCGACTGGTCGGCTGTCTGCATCGGCCGGCCCAAGCGCGGCACCACCCCGCGCGAGGAACATCTGGGACGCCCCGGGCAGCCTGCCCTGGATGTGCTGCGGGACCTGGTGGCCATCTACGATGCCGGTCGCCGCGAGCCGATTCCGTTGCCCATCAAGACGTCCTACGCCTGGGCGGTGGCGCGGCACTGCGGGGACGACCCGGTCAAGCAGGCGGAATACCGGTGGCGGAGTGGTCTGTATCCCGGAGAGGATCAAGACCAGGCGCAGGTGAGAGCCTGGGGCCGGCACGCGCGGCTGACCGACCTGATGCAACCGTTGCGGCCGGGTGAGCAATACCCGGCCTTTGCCAAAGGCGAGGAACATCGCCTGGGCGCCTTCGCCGCTCGCCTGTGGCTGCCTCTGCTGCAGGCCGAGTTGCGCGCCGAGCGGAGGTCCCGATGA
- a CDS encoding nitroreductase family protein, which produces METWDAIRARRNVRQYTPEPVADADLERIAEAGWRAPSAKNRQPWDFIIVTDSAQLQELSTVWMGAGHLAGAAAAIVLVIPVPPDERRKLIDQYDIGQATMAMMLAATDLGIGTGHSSVGDQEKARAILGVPDDHLVAYLLGVGHPADRPLTPIRKPNRRPFDEVVHRGRW; this is translated from the coding sequence ATGGAGACCTGGGATGCGATCCGCGCACGACGCAACGTGCGCCAGTACACGCCTGAGCCGGTGGCTGACGCCGACCTGGAGCGCATCGCCGAGGCCGGCTGGCGGGCACCGTCGGCGAAGAACCGCCAGCCGTGGGACTTCATCATCGTCACGGATTCCGCTCAGCTGCAAGAACTCTCGACGGTGTGGATGGGTGCCGGCCACCTCGCCGGCGCTGCCGCCGCGATCGTTCTGGTGATCCCGGTTCCGCCGGACGAGCGCAGAAAGCTGATCGACCAATATGACATCGGGCAGGCGACGATGGCGATGATGCTGGCGGCCACCGACCTGGGGATCGGCACCGGCCATTCGTCGGTGGGCGATCAGGAGAAGGCGCGCGCCATCCTCGGAGTCCCCGACGACCACCTGGTGGCGTACCTGCTCGGCGTGGGCCACCCGGCCGATCGACCGCTGACGCCGATCCGCAAACCGAACCGGCGGCCGTTCGACGAAGTGGTTCATCGTGGCCGGTGGTGA
- a CDS encoding lysophospholipid acyltransferase family protein, giving the protein MGGVADALEWAGKQIVGRVPKADLDQRDPDFIRDQLPGTWLLASLYFRADVRGLDRIPPTGPVLLVGNHSGGNVPPDTFVFTLAFCSYFGVERPFYQLAHNLVTLYPPLRWLRKFGTVAASPENARLALESGAAVLVYPGGDYEVFRPSWQRHVVDFGGRKGFVRLARETGVPIVPVASVGGQETALFLGRAQWLAKLLMLDKLIRLKSVPVSLAIPWGLNVSDLLGHIPLPAKIVIEVQPPIAVHDDDQAVYDEVIASLQAGVDRLAAERRFPVIG; this is encoded by the coding sequence ATGGGCGGCGTCGCTGATGCCCTTGAATGGGCTGGCAAGCAGATCGTGGGCCGGGTCCCCAAAGCGGACCTGGACCAGCGCGACCCGGACTTCATCCGAGACCAACTGCCCGGAACCTGGTTGCTGGCCTCGTTGTACTTCCGGGCGGATGTGCGCGGACTCGACCGCATACCGCCGACCGGACCGGTGCTGTTGGTCGGCAATCACAGCGGCGGCAACGTACCGCCCGACACCTTCGTCTTCACGCTGGCGTTCTGCTCGTATTTCGGGGTGGAGCGCCCCTTCTACCAACTCGCGCACAACCTGGTCACGCTCTACCCGCCGCTGCGCTGGCTCCGCAAGTTCGGCACTGTAGCAGCCAGCCCCGAAAATGCCCGGCTTGCACTGGAATCCGGCGCGGCAGTGCTGGTGTACCCGGGTGGCGATTACGAGGTCTTCCGCCCGTCGTGGCAGCGCCACGTCGTCGACTTCGGCGGCCGCAAGGGGTTCGTGCGGCTGGCCCGCGAAACCGGCGTGCCCATCGTGCCGGTGGCCAGCGTGGGTGGCCAGGAGACGGCGTTGTTCCTCGGGCGGGCGCAGTGGCTGGCCAAACTGCTGATGCTGGACAAGTTGATCCGGCTCAAGAGTGTGCCCGTCTCGTTGGCGATTCCGTGGGGGCTGAACGTCAGTGACCTACTGGGACACATTCCGCTACCCGCCAAGATCGTCATCGAGGTGCAACCGCCGATCGCAGTCCATGATGACGACCAAGCCGTGTACGACGAAGTGATCGCCAGCCTGCAGGCCGGCGTCGACCGGCTGGCTGCCGAGCGGCGATTCCCGGTGATCGGCTGA
- a CDS encoding SRPBCC family protein, protein MRVERRIVVKADRDTVWEVLSDPDRYPSFLAHLERWETLTDGPVRVGARYTVLWKIGSIPVGGIAEVVELDTARDLAWINITGVTQRGRFRLRDAGSGRTTVTFRLAYNSEGGLLGLIADRVASRWVGRSLAESLKNLRRLVE, encoded by the coding sequence ATGCGCGTCGAACGCCGGATCGTCGTCAAGGCCGATCGAGACACCGTGTGGGAGGTGCTCAGCGACCCGGATCGCTACCCGTCCTTCCTGGCTCATCTGGAGCGCTGGGAGACGCTGACCGACGGTCCCGTCCGGGTCGGCGCCCGATACACGGTGTTGTGGAAGATCGGCTCGATCCCGGTGGGAGGTATCGCCGAAGTGGTGGAGCTCGATACAGCGCGGGATCTGGCCTGGATCAACATCACCGGTGTGACCCAGCGCGGCCGCTTCCGGTTGCGTGATGCAGGGTCGGGTCGAACCACGGTCACGTTCCGGTTGGCGTACAACTCCGAAGGTGGTCTGCTCGGCCTGATCGCCGACCGTGTGGCATCGCGCTGGGTGGGGCGTTCACTGGCGGAAAGCCTGAAAAACCTTCGGCGACTTGTCGAGTGA
- the cynS gene encoding cyanase: MNRNEITEQIVVARLSKGLSWQQLADAIGRPLLWTTSALLGQHPIPADQGKVLVEMLGLDESAVPVLAAPPMRGGLPSAVPTDPTIYRFYEALQVYGGALKEVIHEQFGDGIMSAINFSVDLQKKQHESGDRVVVTFDGKFLPYQWTSAQD, encoded by the coding sequence ATGAACAGAAACGAGATCACCGAGCAGATCGTCGTTGCCCGCCTATCTAAGGGGCTCAGTTGGCAGCAACTGGCCGACGCCATCGGCAGGCCGCTGCTGTGGACGACGTCGGCGCTGCTGGGCCAGCACCCGATTCCCGCGGATCAGGGCAAAGTCCTGGTCGAGATGCTCGGGTTGGACGAGTCCGCCGTTCCGGTCCTGGCGGCACCGCCGATGCGGGGCGGCCTGCCCAGCGCCGTGCCCACCGACCCCACCATCTACCGGTTTTACGAAGCGCTCCAGGTCTATGGCGGCGCGCTCAAGGAAGTGATTCACGAACAGTTCGGTGACGGCATCATGAGCGCGATTAACTTCAGCGTGGATCTGCAGAAGAAGCAGCACGAGTCCGGTGACCGGGTGGTGGTCACGTTCGACGGGAAATTCCTTCCCTACCAATGGACTTCGGCTCAGGACTGA
- a CDS encoding patatin-like phospholipase family protein: MVQQRTGSTRRKPVDMVLSGGGVKGVGLVGAVVAVMEAGYSLKRVSGVSAGSLVGSILAAASNGDQLTTRQIKELALTLPYEKFRDTGPVGHLPVVGPAWGLLRENGMYKGDFAHEWIRSELKNLGVQTFGDLALSDRQMPAERRYRLVVTVADLTTGQLVRLPWDYRRLYGLDPDEQSVADAVRASMSIPFFFRPVTLTSAAGRTSTLVDGGVLSNFPIDSFDRPDCKSPRWPTFGITVVPELPESNEQLIPGVGALRLLGPPSVLLEQLITTMFVGHDQTYLNQPWVSARAIRVDSTAVNFLDFSISRKDAEALYNKGFESAQAFLSTWNWVDYLERFRQFQ; this comes from the coding sequence ATGGTGCAGCAGCGGACCGGGAGCACGCGGCGCAAACCCGTCGACATGGTGCTGTCGGGTGGTGGCGTCAAGGGTGTCGGACTGGTCGGCGCCGTGGTCGCCGTCATGGAAGCCGGCTACTCGCTCAAACGGGTCTCCGGCGTCTCCGCGGGCTCGCTGGTCGGATCGATTCTGGCCGCCGCGTCCAACGGCGATCAACTGACCACCCGGCAGATCAAAGAACTCGCATTGACCCTGCCGTACGAGAAGTTCCGCGATACCGGCCCGGTCGGGCATCTGCCGGTCGTCGGCCCGGCGTGGGGCCTGCTACGCGAAAACGGCATGTATAAAGGCGATTTCGCCCACGAGTGGATCCGCAGCGAGCTGAAGAACCTGGGCGTGCAGACCTTCGGTGATCTGGCGCTCAGTGACAGGCAGATGCCCGCCGAGCGGCGCTACCGGCTGGTGGTCACCGTCGCCGACCTCACGACCGGTCAGCTGGTGCGGTTGCCGTGGGACTACCGGCGGCTGTACGGACTCGATCCCGACGAACAATCGGTGGCCGATGCGGTGCGCGCCTCGATGTCGATTCCGTTCTTCTTCCGGCCGGTGACCTTGACCAGCGCGGCCGGGCGCACATCCACCCTGGTCGACGGTGGCGTCCTGTCGAACTTCCCGATCGACTCCTTCGACCGGCCGGACTGCAAGTCGCCGCGCTGGCCCACCTTCGGCATCACGGTGGTTCCGGAGTTGCCCGAAAGCAACGAACAGCTGATCCCGGGGGTGGGCGCGCTGCGACTCCTCGGCCCGCCGTCCGTGCTGCTCGAGCAGCTCATCACCACCATGTTCGTCGGGCATGACCAGACGTACCTCAATCAGCCCTGGGTGAGCGCCCGAGCGATCCGGGTCGATTCGACAGCGGTCAATTTTCTGGATTTCAGCATCTCGCGCAAGGACGCCGAAGCGCTCTACAACAAGGGCTTCGAATCGGCCCAGGCGTTTCTGTCCACTTGGAACTGGGTCGACTATCTTGAGCGGTTCCGCCAGTTCCAATGA
- a CDS encoding crotonase/enoyl-CoA hydratase family protein, whose protein sequence is MSGPVVYTHDETIGVIRMDDGKVNALGPTMQQALNDALDQADADNVGALVITGNQRVFSGGFDLKILTSGEVQPAIDMLRGGFELSYRLLSYPKPVVIACTGPAIAMGSFLLCSGDHRIAAHAYNIQANEVAIGMVIPWAALEVLKLRLTQSAYQQATGLAKTFFGETALAAGFIDEMALPDRVIARAEEAAHEFAGLNQSAHAATKLRARADALKAIRAGIDNIEKEFGV, encoded by the coding sequence ATGAGCGGTCCGGTCGTCTACACCCACGACGAAACCATCGGGGTCATTCGGATGGACGACGGCAAAGTCAACGCGTTGGGGCCGACCATGCAGCAGGCCCTCAACGACGCGCTCGACCAGGCCGACGCCGACAATGTCGGGGCGCTGGTGATCACCGGGAACCAGCGGGTGTTCAGCGGTGGATTCGACCTGAAGATTCTGACCTCGGGCGAGGTGCAGCCCGCGATCGACATGCTGCGCGGCGGGTTCGAGCTGTCCTACCGGCTGCTGTCCTACCCGAAGCCGGTGGTGATCGCGTGCACCGGTCCCGCGATCGCGATGGGTTCGTTCCTGCTGTGCTCGGGGGATCACCGAATTGCCGCCCACGCGTACAACATTCAGGCCAACGAGGTCGCGATCGGGATGGTGATTCCCTGGGCGGCGCTGGAGGTCCTGAAACTCCGGCTGACGCAATCGGCCTACCAACAGGCCACCGGCCTGGCCAAGACGTTCTTCGGTGAGACGGCGCTTGCCGCCGGCTTCATCGACGAAATGGCACTGCCGGACCGAGTGATCGCCCGCGCTGAAGAGGCGGCGCACGAATTCGCCGGCCTCAATCAGTCGGCGCATGCGGCGACCAAACTGCGCGCCCGCGCCGATGCGCTCAAGGCGATCCGCGCCGGGATCGACAACATCGAGAAGGAATTCGGCGTCTAA
- a CDS encoding MBL fold metallo-hydrolase yields MSNSDRLYFRQLLSGRDFAANDVIAAQMRNFAYLIGDRETGDCVVVDPAYAAGDLVDALEADDMHLSGVLVTHHHPDHVGGSMMGFELKGLAELMERVSVPIHVNTHEALWVSRITGIPMSDLTAHEHRDRLSIGDIEIELLHTPGHTPGSQCFLLDGRLVAGDTLFLDGCGRTDFPGGDSDEMYRSLQQLAALPGDPTVFPGHWYSADPSAALSEVKRSNYVYRPASLDQWRMMMGG; encoded by the coding sequence GTGTCGAATTCGGACCGGTTGTACTTCCGGCAGTTACTTTCCGGCCGCGACTTCGCGGCCAACGATGTGATCGCGGCGCAGATGCGCAACTTCGCCTACCTGATCGGCGACCGTGAAACCGGGGACTGCGTGGTGGTCGATCCGGCTTATGCCGCCGGGGACCTGGTCGACGCGCTCGAGGCCGACGACATGCATCTCTCGGGTGTGCTCGTCACCCATCACCACCCGGACCATGTCGGCGGCTCGATGATGGGATTCGAGCTGAAAGGCCTCGCCGAACTGATGGAACGGGTGAGCGTGCCGATCCACGTCAACACGCACGAGGCGCTGTGGGTGTCCCGGATCACCGGAATCCCAATGAGCGACCTGACCGCTCATGAGCACCGCGACCGCCTCAGCATCGGCGACATCGAGATCGAACTGCTGCACACTCCCGGCCATACGCCGGGCAGCCAGTGCTTCCTACTTGACGGCCGGCTGGTCGCCGGCGACACCCTGTTCCTGGACGGTTGCGGACGCACCGACTTCCCGGGGGGTGACTCCGACGAGATGTATCGCAGCCTTCAGCAACTCGCCGCCCTCCCGGGTGACCCGACGGTGTTCCCCGGGCACTGGTATTCGGCTGACCCGAGCGCCGCGCTGTCGGAAGTCAAACGATCCAACTACGTTTACCGGCCGGCCAGTCTCGACCAGTGGCGAATGATGATGGGCGGCTGA
- a CDS encoding type II toxin-antitoxin system VapB family antitoxin, with translation MLKRIEVLLDMDLVDEIIRRYHVAGAREAVNLAMRTMLDEADNADPNSHAEDYDEFSDLSAWSLHRDSNTG, from the coding sequence ATGTTGAAGAGGATCGAAGTCCTACTTGACATGGACTTGGTCGACGAGATCATTCGCCGCTATCACGTGGCCGGCGCCCGCGAAGCCGTCAATCTGGCGATGCGGACAATGCTCGATGAGGCCGATAACGCCGACCCCAACTCGCACGCTGAGGACTACGACGAGTTCAGTGATCTCAGTGCCTGGTCACTGCACCGCGACAGCAACACGGGTTGA
- the rpmG gene encoding 50S ribosomal protein L33, with protein MASSTDVRPKITLACEVCKHRNYITKKNRRNDPDRLELKKFCPNCGKHQGHRETR; from the coding sequence ATGGCTTCCAGTACCGACGTGCGGCCGAAGATCACCTTGGCGTGCGAGGTGTGCAAGCACCGCAACTACATCACCAAGAAGAACCGTCGCAACGACCCGGACCGCCTTGAGCTGAAGAAGTTCTGCCCGAACTGCGGCAAGCACCAGGGGCACCGCGAAACGCGCTGA
- the hadA gene encoding (3R)-hydroxyacyl-ACP dehydratase subunit HadA, with product MALSEKILGMHYRYPDHYVVEREKIREYATAVQNDEAVFYGEDAAAELGYDGLAAPLCFISVFGYKAQSAFFRDANIAVTDQQIVQVDQVLKFLKPIVAGDKLYCDVHVDAVREAHGTQIIVTKNIITNDAGEIVQETYTTLAGRAGEDGEVGFADASA from the coding sequence GTGGCCCTGTCCGAAAAGATCCTCGGGATGCATTACCGCTACCCCGACCATTACGTAGTGGAACGGGAAAAGATCCGCGAGTACGCCACGGCCGTCCAGAATGACGAGGCGGTTTTCTACGGCGAAGACGCGGCAGCAGAACTGGGCTACGACGGCCTGGCGGCGCCGCTGTGCTTCATTTCGGTATTTGGCTACAAGGCGCAGTCGGCCTTCTTCAGGGACGCCAACATCGCAGTCACCGACCAGCAGATCGTCCAGGTCGACCAGGTTCTGAAGTTCCTCAAGCCGATCGTGGCGGGCGACAAGCTCTACTGTGACGTCCACGTGGATGCGGTGCGTGAGGCGCACGGCACCCAGATCATCGTGACCAAGAACATCATCACCAACGATGCCGGTGAGATTGTCCAAGAGACCTACACGACCCTGGCGGGCCGTGCCGGTGAAGACGGGGAAGTAGGATTTGCGGATGCCTCTGCGTGA
- the hadB gene encoding (3R)-hydroxyacyl-ACP dehydratase subunit HadB has protein sequence MPLREFSSVQVGDQLPERVYPLTRQDLVNYAGVSGDLNPIHWDDEIAKMVGLDTAIAHGMLTMGIGGGYVTSWVGDPGAVTEYNVRFTAVVPVPNDGKGAELVFSGRVKSVDPETKSVTIALTATTGGKKIFGRAVASAKLA, from the coding sequence ATGCCTCTGCGTGAGTTCAGTTCGGTGCAGGTGGGTGATCAGCTGCCGGAACGGGTGTACCCCCTGACCCGGCAGGACCTGGTCAACTACGCGGGAGTATCGGGCGACCTGAACCCGATCCATTGGGACGACGAGATTGCCAAGATGGTCGGCCTGGACACCGCGATAGCCCACGGCATGCTGACGATGGGCATCGGGGGCGGCTATGTCACGTCGTGGGTCGGCGACCCGGGTGCCGTCACCGAGTACAACGTGCGGTTCACCGCGGTGGTCCCGGTCCCCAACGACGGCAAAGGCGCCGAGCTGGTGTTCAGCGGACGGGTGAAGTCCGTGGACCCGGAGACCAAGTCGGTGACCATTGCGCTGACGGCGACCACCGGTGGCAAGAAGATCTTCGGCCGGGCCGTCGCCTCGGCGAAGCTGGCTTAG
- the hadC gene encoding (3R)-hydroxyacyl-ACP dehydratase subunit HadC, with protein MALKTDIRGMTWEYPDYFEVGREQVRAFARSVKSSDAANFDEEAAGELGYRTVIAPLTFVSILAKLIQDDFFRNVDVGFETMQIVQVDQKFVYHAPIHVGDKLYGSLRIESVNERFGADIVMTKNFCHNQDGVLVLEAFTTLMGHEGDNSIQLKWDKESGQVVRTG; from the coding sequence ATGGCCCTCAAGACAGATATCCGCGGTATGACGTGGGAGTATCCCGATTACTTCGAGGTTGGCCGGGAGCAGGTTCGCGCGTTCGCGCGATCGGTGAAGTCCAGTGACGCGGCCAACTTCGACGAGGAGGCTGCCGGCGAACTCGGTTACCGCACCGTCATCGCGCCGCTGACCTTCGTGTCGATTCTGGCGAAACTCATCCAGGACGACTTCTTCCGCAATGTCGACGTCGGCTTCGAGACCATGCAGATCGTGCAGGTCGACCAGAAGTTCGTCTACCACGCGCCGATCCACGTCGGCGACAAGCTCTACGGCAGTCTGCGCATCGAATCAGTCAACGAGCGTTTCGGTGCTGACATCGTCATGACGAAGAACTTCTGTCACAACCAGGATGGCGTACTGGTCTTGGAGGCCTTCACCACCCTGATGGGCCACGAAGGGGACAACTCCATCCAGCTCAAATGGGACAAAGAATCGGGCCAGGTCGTCCGAACCGGGTAA
- the secE gene encoding preprotein translocase subunit SecE — MSDEGDVADDAAGDGGAVVTKASARPQRPTGKRSRVRAVEAEDGDESTDVEVAEKDSGKKDASKSAKTSKAKSTQKDKAKKPKKAGSPSSLNPFVFVYNYLKQVVAEMRKVIWPNRKQMLTYTSVVLVFLAFMVAVVGGADLGLSKLVLLVFG; from the coding sequence GTGAGCGACGAAGGCGACGTTGCCGACGACGCCGCAGGCGACGGCGGCGCCGTGGTGACCAAAGCGTCGGCGCGGCCGCAGCGGCCCACGGGAAAGCGCTCCCGGGTCCGCGCGGTGGAGGCTGAGGACGGCGACGAGTCGACCGACGTCGAGGTCGCTGAGAAGGACTCGGGCAAGAAGGACGCGTCGAAGTCTGCGAAGACGTCGAAGGCGAAATCGACGCAGAAAGACAAGGCGAAGAAGCCGAAGAAAGCCGGTTCGCCCAGCTCGCTGAATCCCTTCGTGTTCGTCTACAACTACCTCAAGCAGGTTGTAGCCGAGATGCGGAAGGTGATCTGGCCCAACCGCAAGCAGATGCTCACCTACACCTCGGTGGTGCTGGTCTTCCTGGCCTTCATGGTGGCGGTGGTAGGTGGCGCCGACCTGGGTCTGAGCAAGCTCGTGCTGTTGGTGTTCGGCTGA